A DNA window from Candidatus Krumholzibacteriia bacterium contains the following coding sequences:
- a CDS encoding TatD family hydrolase translates to MLVDSHVHLNSSEFTADVQQVLMRARAVGVGRFLCPGYDLASSRAAVALALREPDVVAAVGVHPHDASTYEPSVETELETFLASKAAGAVGETGLDYHYDHSPRDTQRQALSRHLQLARRHGLPVVVHNRESDADMARLLAAEAGGLRLVLHAFGGSAELLALGKQQGFFFGIGGFLTFKNHPLAARILELPRQSLLLETDSPYLSPHPRRGQRNEPAHLEIIARRLGELLGLGLDEVAALTSGNFARFLDGPAAGPSS, encoded by the coding sequence ATGCTCGTCGACAGCCACGTCCATCTGAACAGCAGCGAGTTCACCGCCGACGTGCAGCAGGTCCTCATGCGCGCACGGGCCGTCGGCGTAGGCCGCTTCCTTTGCCCCGGCTACGATCTCGCCTCGAGCCGCGCCGCCGTCGCCCTGGCGCTGAGGGAGCCCGACGTCGTCGCCGCGGTGGGTGTACATCCGCACGACGCCAGCACCTACGAGCCCAGCGTCGAAACCGAGCTGGAGACATTCCTCGCCAGCAAGGCGGCAGGTGCGGTGGGCGAAACCGGCTTGGACTATCACTACGACCACTCGCCGCGGGATACGCAACGTCAGGCCTTGAGCCGGCACTTGCAGCTGGCGCGGCGTCACGGCCTGCCGGTGGTGGTGCACAACCGCGAATCCGACGCCGACATGGCTCGCCTCCTCGCCGCCGAGGCCGGGGGGTTGCGCCTGGTGCTGCACGCCTTCGGCGGCTCCGCCGAGCTGCTGGCGTTGGGGAAGCAACAGGGATTCTTCTTCGGCATCGGCGGTTTCCTCACCTTCAAGAATCATCCGCTGGCAGCTCGCATCCTCGAGCTGCCGCGGCAGTCGCTCCTGCTCGAAACCGACTCCCCCTATCTGAGCCCGCACCCGCGCCGCGGCCAGCGCAACGAGCCGGCGCACCTCGAGATCATCGCCCGCCGCTTGGGAGAACTGCTCGGGCTCGGCCTGGACGAAGTGGCGGCGCTCACCAGCGGCAACTTCGCCCGCTTCCTCGACGGGCCCGCCGCCGGGCCGTCGTCTTGA
- a CDS encoding NHL repeat-containing protein, which translates to MLARGRRQRRLRHGGATTAPVALATVLTLWLVAPLAAQPHFVAIWGARGTGLGQFVAPTGVAVNAGDTLYVADAFLDRITLFDGDGTALVAWNLRGSAPGQLRGPRGLAVDAGGDVYVADSGNQRIQRFRRDGTFIEVFGDSGSAPGRFRGPYGLTLTRDRQLYVADQGNARVQHFDWSESPPRFVGVIGGGTAFFVSPTSVAVDSLGFLYVADLDGREIVQFDPAGQEVRRFHGEGSFPELPTPLGVIVDGEVLQVTDVLNGIVEAFDRSGTRLYGWPPEGLPGPGLMAIGPRRRLFVSSGQDAVIYVYQLAVPVQSHSFGAVKSLFR; encoded by the coding sequence GTGCTGGCGCGCGGCCGGCGGCAGCGACGTCTCCGTCACGGCGGCGCCACCACCGCGCCCGTCGCTCTCGCCACCGTGCTCACCTTGTGGCTCGTCGCTCCCCTCGCGGCGCAACCCCACTTCGTCGCCATCTGGGGCGCACGCGGCACCGGTCTCGGGCAGTTCGTCGCTCCCACGGGTGTGGCCGTCAATGCCGGCGACACACTCTATGTCGCCGACGCCTTCCTCGACCGCATCACCCTCTTCGACGGCGACGGCACGGCGCTCGTGGCCTGGAACCTGAGAGGCAGCGCCCCCGGCCAGCTGCGCGGACCCAGGGGTCTGGCCGTGGACGCCGGCGGCGACGTGTACGTCGCCGACAGCGGCAACCAACGCATCCAGCGTTTTCGTCGCGACGGCACCTTCATCGAGGTGTTCGGCGACAGCGGTTCCGCACCGGGACGGTTCCGGGGGCCCTACGGTCTGACCCTGACGCGGGACCGCCAGCTCTACGTCGCCGATCAAGGCAATGCCCGGGTGCAGCACTTCGACTGGAGCGAGTCGCCGCCGCGATTCGTGGGCGTGATCGGCGGCGGGACTGCGTTTTTCGTCTCTCCCACCAGCGTGGCGGTGGACTCCCTGGGATTCTTGTACGTCGCGGACCTGGATGGCCGCGAAATCGTGCAGTTCGATCCTGCCGGTCAGGAAGTGCGCCGGTTCCACGGCGAGGGTTCTTTCCCGGAGCTGCCGACGCCGCTCGGCGTCATTGTGGATGGCGAAGTGCTGCAGGTGACCGACGTTCTCAACGGCATCGTCGAAGCCTTCGACCGCTCCGGGACGCGCCTGTACGGCTGGCCTCCCGAGGGCTTGCCCGGACCCGGCCTCATGGCGATCGGCCCGCGCCGGCGCTTGTTCGTGAGCAGCGGTCAGGATGCGGTGATCTACGTCTACCAGCTGGCGGTGCCGGTGCAGTCCCACAGCTTCGGGGCGGTCAAGAGCCTGTTCCGATGA